A single region of the Triticum dicoccoides isolate Atlit2015 ecotype Zavitan chromosome 2B, WEW_v2.0, whole genome shotgun sequence genome encodes:
- the LOC119364454 gene encoding 7-deoxyloganetin glucosyltransferase-like yields MGSAQVDADVKPHAVCVPLPAQGHVTPMLKLAKILHCRGFHVTFVNSEFNHRRLLRSRGAAALDGIEGFRFATIPDGLPPSDADATQDVPSLCRSTRETCLPHFKSLLAELNASTESPPVTCIVGDNTMSFTLDAARDIGVPCALFWTASVCGYLGYRHYRTLYDKGIFPLKDAEQLTNGYLDTPVDWTAGMSKHMRLKDFPNFIWSTDPDEYMAHFALHVTERLAEADAAIFNTLEELEPAALDAVRAMLPPTVPVYTIGHLPLLAEEIVPQGGTLDALGSNLWKEDVSCFDFLDGKEPRSVVYVNYGSITVMSNEELLEFAWGLANSGQPFLWIIRPDLVKGDAAVLPPEFLESIEGRGVLASWCPQEAVLRHEAVGVFLTHSGWNSTVESLCGGVPTLCWSFFAEQQTNSRYSCVEWGVAMEIGHDVRREAVEAKIREAMSGEKGKEMRRRAEEWREAGVRATRPGGRSRANLEKLVADSLLSGGKPRD; encoded by the exons ATGGGTTCCGCGCAGGTCGATGCCGACGTTAAGCCGCACGCCGTGTGCGTGCCGCTGCCGGCGCAGGGGCACGTCACGCCGATGCTGAAGCTGGCCAAGATCCTCCACTGCAGGGGCTTCCATGTCACCTTCGTCAACTCCGAGTTCAACCACCGGCGGCTCCTCCGCTCCCGCGGCGCTGCCGCACTCGACGGCATCGAGGGGTTCCGCTTCGCTACCATACCGGACGGCCTCCCGCCGTCCGACGCCGATGCCACGCAGGACGTGCCGTCCCTCTGCCGCTCCACCAGGGAGACCTGCCTCCCGCATTTCAAGAGCCTCCTTGCCGAGCTCAACGCCTCCACCGAGTCGCCGCCGGTCACGTGCATCGTCGGCGACAACACCATGAGCTTCACCCTCGACGCCGCGCGGGACATTGGCGTGccgtgtgcgctgttctggactgcCAGCGTCTGCGGCTACTTGGGCTACCGCCATTACCGCACCTTGTACGACAAGGGCATCTTCCCACTCAAAG ACGCGGAGCAGCTGACCAATGGGTATCTGGACACGCCGGTGGACTGGACGGCGGGGATGAGCAAGCACATGCGGCTCAAAGACTTCCCGAACTTCATCTGGTCGACGGACCCCGACGAGTACATGGCCCACTTCGCCCTCCACGTGACGGAGCGGCTGGCGGAGGCGGACGCCGCCATCTTCAACACCCTGGAAGAGCTCGAGCCAGCGGCGCTGGACGCGGTGCGCGCCATGCTCCCGCCCACCGTGCCCGTCTACACCATCGGCCATCTCCCCTTACTTGCCGAGGAGATCGTGCCACAGGGCGGCACGTTGGACGCGCTGGGGTCAAACCTGTGGAAGGAGGACGTCTCATGCTTCGACTTTCTGGACGGCAAGGAGCCCCGGTCGGTCGTGTACGTGAACTACGGCAGCATCACGGTGATGAGCAACGAGGAGCTCCTCGAGTTCGCGTGGGGGCTAGCCAACAGCGGCCAGCCGTTCCTGTGGATCATCAGGCCGGACCTCGTGAAGGGCGACGCCGCCGTGCTGCCGCCGGAGTTCCTGGAGTCCATCGAGGGGCGCGGCGTGCTGGCGAGCTGGTGCCCGCAGGAGGCAGTGCTGAGGCATGAGGCGGTGGGCGTGTTCCTGACGCACTCCGGGTGGAACTCGACGGTGGAGAGCCTGTGCGGCGGGGTGCCGACGCTGTGCTGGTCCTTCTTCGCGGAGCAGCAGACCAACAGCCGGTACAGCTGCGTGGAGTGGGGCGTGGCCATGGAGATCGGCCACGACGTGCGGCGGGAGGCGGTGGAGGCCAAGATACGTGAGGCCATGTCCGGCGAGAAGGGGAAGGAGATGCGCCGCCGGGCCGAGGAATGGAGGGAGGCCGGCGTCCGCGCAACGCGGCCAGGCGGGCGCTCGCGCGCCAATCTCGAGAAGCTGGTCGCCGACTCCCTCCTCTCGGGCGGCAAACCGCGTGATTAA